AATTGGCTGACTACAGTCTTTCTAACAATTGCTAGCTAAGAAAGTTAACATATTTGTTGGTTACTAGTGAAATCATGCCTCCTTCCCACAACCTTTTGCCCATGTTACTAGGCaatgtttcaataaaaaaaaaaaaaatcttgttatTGTAGAAATTAACTGATAAATTTCCAGACTGTCACATTTAATAGAATATACATTTCCTTTAAATGAATACAATTTATTAGGCCTGATCCTATTGTTATTACATAATAATTTCATAGAATTTTTGCCTAGTGGACTTGGTAGAAGCAACTCTTTGACTCTGCTCTGTTCATTATTTTGCTCCATCAGGACACCTCATTGTGCATTATCACAAACCTTTATAGCCTTTTACATATACACAATGTTGAATAGAGGAACATGGATGGTTTATAAACACACTTAGTCTGTAAATATAAGCAGTTAACTCAGCTTTTGTATTTACTGCCATGTACTGCATTAAATTGCCTACATTGGAAAATATTTAGTGAGATTTggtacaaacagaaaatataattgCACACATGTATAATAATAGCACTGTAACAATTGTAGAACTTTCTGAAATGGTAAACTTACAACTAACTTTTTGGATATCTcttagttgtttttgtgtacTGATAGTTTTCACTCTAAATgcagacatttgttttgtatattttttgctCAAAGGGATTTTTTGGGTAATTAATCAAACtctaattgcattttttttcttcaggtaCACATTTATGATTAAAATTAGTTTGCTGTTTCATTGTCATAAATTGTTTCTGCATTGAAAGCTATCTAGCATTTTGTAAGTCGCACTTAATTTCAAGGCATTTTATCTAACATATtgagaacatactgtaaaagTGCTTTGGCTTTAttcacatgtaaaacattttttgtgctCTTCATTGTCCATTGTAGCAAAGCTAGTAGTTGACTACCTCATCTGGAAAATTCAAATTGCAATATATTGTTGTTATAGCTGTTATTTGTAGCAGCTTCACATAAACACAGTTTATTGTAGAAAGAATTAAGTAAAGTTGATATAGGTTTCTGCCAGTATGTATAAATATGTCCATTTATTCATGTAGTTAATATCatcttgatttatttatttatttatctcaaTTCTTGTTTTTGGTTGGAATTTAGCAGTGTAGGGGGGCTTCTTGTTTGCGGCTGTTTGTtatgagaaacatttttatttcagaagtGGGGGAAGAGTTTACCTCTGTTTACTTACCTAGTCAAACTGatgtaaattttttttgaaatttttcTTAATATTGGTTTAATAAGATTTGTAATGAATGGTTTGACAAAAGCAACTTGTGTCTATAAACATaagtataaaatgtaaagagaTAACATTTAAGATTGCTGCATAATTTTGACTAGCTGCATATGCTGTGGCTCTTATGTGCATATGCTGTGGCAAATGATTAGATAATATTGATGAAAAACgtattttgtacatttgatTGAACATTTGCAATGTTATAGAATGGAATTGGATGTATTTTGCATGATTAGACTAAGTTATGTGTCAGTCAGAAGTTGGTGATATatggtaactttttttttactggaagtGCTGTGTGTTGCTGCATTTAGTGTCAAGTCCACAGTGCATCAATTAGACTAAACtaaacaagttaaaaatttGATTGTGGACTGAAGATGTACGTGAAATACCTTCACTCAATAGTACAAACTGATTTATATTcgtaatgtacagtatatgaacaTTTTACCAAAACCTCTTAGTGTGCTTGTAGAATACTATGTAATTGAGTTGTGCTCTGGGTTACATCTGCTTGTTagagtatttatttgtttggaaaaaaggCATGAACTCTGTGTCAGTTTCTTACTGCAGTGGTGAGATGTAGAGCAAAACCCTCAGGGATAACACTTGCCACTCATTATTCAGGTAGTCACTTGACTCCTCAGATCTTGCAAGCAGTGAAGTGACGTTATTGAacttagcaaaaaaaaagtcaggttCCATTTCaagcaattattattttatttatttatttatatttttaaaaatgtatttttaatctttaaatttTAGCATGCTGTACAAATTATAGTTAGAACCAAACCCCCTGTTCaccattttatttatactttgtcATTATAACCTCAGTGCAGGTAGGAAGTTGACCAATGGACTAATAAATTAGCAAGTTTCTTTACAGTTTAGTACACAGcgtattttgattaaaaaaaaaaaacaaatacaaaaaacctCCCTAatgcaaaatactaaaaccagagatgtactgtatgtccatTTGAAGTATTCACGCCATCATTTGTGATTTAAAGctataatattttattcactattCTGTTGTTTCATTCTTTCCTATTGACACTAAAATGAGCATTTTTGCTTGTCTCTGGCAGTAACGCATCCAAATTGCTTGCTTGATCCAATAAATATCATTTAATACCtaatattgattatttttcaaaCTCACTGAGTAAAAGCTACGTAACAGGTAATCCACAATTTTTAATGCACCTCATGTCAAAATTATACTAGTTATATTAGTACAaatataatgttgtttttatttatcatcaaTTATAGGCtttgaattagtttttttttttttttaattttttatttttctgtcctttcggcctatcctgtgagttcagggtccccacagcggatTATTTGTCCGCGTgtagatttggcacagtttttacgccgatgCCCTTcatgatgcaaccctcccaaatttttAACAgacttgggaccggcactgcatggctggggatggggtgtggctgttgggggttcagtttcttgcccagggacactttggcatgtggtCGGAAGAGGGGGGCATGAACCttcgaccctatggtcggtaggcatgcactctaccaactgagccactgccacccgattcaacattattttattgattactCTTTCATCTTGCAGTTGCCACCACCTCTTGTTCTGCAAGGTTATTTCAATCTTTCATAAGAAAGCCTTGTGATAAATCACCTCAGGAATCTAGGTGTTGTTTCATTCCtctgctcattttgtttttgaaacacTACAATGTAGCTTgggaaaattagttttttacCTGTTTAACAAGAGAAACTATTTAAacttataaatatatttttggcaTATTGTGACAGTTTAAATGCTACATGTATTGGAAGATTTCATAATAGACCTACCTCACTGACAAAActttagccaaaaaaaaaaaaactgtccccTTGGTTATGAAATTTAGTTTGCACTGGCACAAACCTATTACAATAactaaatttgcatgttttttttgttttgttttttaactcgTTAATCATAGGTTTTTGTACCCCttttaatatttgctcattcaaaTGTGTTTGACTTGGTTTAATTAAAGTGGGACACATTATTAAATCTTTATTAAGTCTTGTGCATGCCTAGAATTTCCTTGATGTATattgtaacaaaaaaaactactgtataaataagaaaaatgtaatggttGTAACAATGTAATTTGTCAGGTTCACTGGATGAAAGATTCACTTTGAAAATCACTTCTAATAAATATGCAATCAAAACAAATTGTATATATTGGtaaattatttcaaacatgTAGAGCCACCACTTTTTAGAAGGTTTAATTATGGACTTGTAGAGACAAAGGACAAGTTTtagcataaatataaaaattacaaactaCTCAGTTGTATGAATCAATGTTATTTCTACTTCTTGTTAAATTTCatctgcttatttttttttctctttagggAGTCTACAGACCTGCATGTTACAAAGGCAAAAGACCTGCAGTCCACTTCCACACTGGAACAGTTCATGGCCAAACTCTGCCCCCACCATCAGAGACAGATAGTAGATGCCATTGGTTTTTTACAGACTGAGGTCAAGGCGCTTGCATCCACCAATACACACCAAGCCTCTAATTCTACCTCTGGCATCCGGGGAACTGCTTGTTCTACTACACAATTCATTCCGGTCACACCTGAGAAGTCATGCCCTGAGCTAAGCTTTTCCAGTGAATCTACTCCCAAATTAGAAGTTCAAAATATCTCCCCTTTTGCTGCAAGCAGTTGTACAATAGAAAGAGCTCCTGAAAATGCAGTGTCACTAAAAACATCTGTTACTGCTCGCTCTGCAATAGATCTTCGTAGCCCTGGGTTAGGAAGTAACCATGCTTTGGTCACTCACACCTCACCTCCAGTGGACACAGAGAGCAACTATTATGGTAACCATGCACCGTTGAAGATGAAAATTATGACCAGCAATGTTGCTGATGGAAAGAAGTTGTCCTGTGTGCTCAATGCCTCTCTTTCAACTCATTCTGACACTTTGGAGGACAGACAGGTTAACTCAGTTTCATCCAACAAAACAGAGACTCATAGTGCTAGACTCAGCTCATCTGTGAAAAGACACAACCAGGCTGGTCATCAGTATCAAGCTAGACAGAAAGAGACTCTTGGGCAGGCCAAAGATACACCAGCAAAAATTATTTCAGTCCATATGACCATACCATCAGACTCTCCACGGACTGCAAGGAAGACCTTCAGGGCATCCACTGATCATCGGAACAGGGACTCTGCTTGTAGAGGAATGGCTGACCCTGATTTTGAACACtgtgacattgtttttattgacaAACCAATCACTGAGTGCTTTAAGGAACAACGGCGTAGCATTCTCCCACGACGCAATGCCAGAAAAAGTACCAGAGGGCATATGTATTCCGATCAGATCTGGGAGTTAAAAACTGTGCGGACATTGGCTGGAAGAGGCAACTGTCCTAATCCAATGCCAGAGCTTATCACGTTGGTCACGCCTAAACAAATACTTTCAAAGCCTGAAGGTGTACCACCTGTTGATATGCCTGTTGGGCCATGCAGGGAGACAATGAATCAACAAATACCCACAGAAGAGCTAGATGAGAGTATAATTCCAGGAACTGGAGAAATGGTAGATGTAGCAGTTAGTGAAGTACATGTCATAGTTGAAACTAGTCAGACAGATCAGTTTGAGAACAAGGGACAGTCTCCTCCTACACCTATAATGAGCTCtctaacagaaaacaaacaagaagatCTGAACACAGATGTAGAAGAAGATACAAGTGCAGTTTCagggaaaacagcaaaaagtgAAGAAAGTGCTGCTCAGGTTTCATTTGAGGCAGAAAAGAATAACAAGCCTGACTTCCAAAAGGACATTTGCAAATGTACTGAGCAAATAGAAGCAGATACAGTAGTTGAACCAGAAAATATTACCACAGAAGAAGCTGAGCCTCATCTTTCATCAAATACACTGTACAACGATCAACCTCTTCTAAATCAGAATAATGCCCCATCACCCCCATCGGCGGTGAATCAAGTTAGAAAAAGTGAGGAAATAGATGATGAGCAACCTCTGAAACTTCAGCCAGAAGCACAGATACATTATAACtctgaaatgacagaaaagctAAACACCACTGGTTCAGCTGACAGGCCACtggtgacagagacagaaattaAAACATCTGAAGCAGTTGTTGATAATGTTATCCCTTTAGAGACTGATGATAACGATAATGACAGTGACGTGTCCTCTAAGACACTTGACGCCCTGCTGAAAAAATTACCCCCTTGGCGTAGAAAAAGAGGCACCATTATTTCCCTGCCAAAGcagttaaaaggaaaacaacctGTGATAGTGGGTTATTTCAACGGTAGACCCATATCAGCCTCTGACAGAAGTCTTCGTCGTAGATCAAGTAACAGCCTCACATTGCCTATTAAAAAAACTCTTATTTCTAGTCAGAACACACCAGCCAAAACGTCTTCAACAGTTGAAAACAAAAGTTTGGAGCAACCGccacctgaaacacacaaacctgtAAAATTATTTGAGAGTGTTCCTATGATTGATCACAGGACAGAACCGTCTTCTGACATACCATTGACCCCAACATCTAAACTTCTCTCGATgaccaaacaaatgcagaaacaaaagaaagttcAGAGTGATAAGGACACTTTTCTTGTCCTCTGTGATCACCCTGTTGATTGTCCTCCGAGCACAGAGTCCACACGACAGCTTAGATCAGCCAGCCAGAAGCTGGCAGGAAGTCTAGTGTCATCACCCACTGTACATGCTGTATCCCCTAAGCCAACTGCCGCACATGCTCTCGAGTCTACAGAAcagctcccctctctctccctgcttcCTCCACTTCCTGATACTTCTTCTCTAATCATGCCATTGACCACTGCATCCTTTGAGCAGTCCCAGCAGAACATTGTCACAGAGTCAACTGTGGAACTAAACTGTGGAATAAAACCTCAGCTAGTAGAGACaatttctaaagaaaaacaaaaaaatgaagtaGAATGTAGAATGCAGACCAAACAGAAGCTTAGGTCTGCAAAGGTTGTAGATGACAGTAAAACGGAGAAAAGTGAGCTTATCGGTGAGAGATCAAGTCCACTCGAAAGTCTAAGTCCTATAAAGACTGAAATGCAAGCACAGATACcattaagaaataaaagcttTCTCAGAAAGGAGGCAGAAACAAGTGATTATTTGCCAAATGTAGCATATTTAGAAGACAGGCTTGCACGTGGTGATGATAGCAGTTGTTCCATGTCAGACAAGCCCACAAGAATGCCATTAAGGAGTGAGAGTAGTAAGACTGAAATGTTCCATCTGTCCCAGTCACCACAGGTAGACAATAAGAAAGTAGCTTTGAGATCACCAAGATTGGCTGCACCTTCTACCAGTGCTCTTACAGCAACTGGACGACAGTCTGACATAGCATGCCCCATCCGAATAATGCCAGAAAGAATAACGAAAGCTCAAGCGAAGCCCTGTCCATTGTCTGTTACTTCTGTGTTGCCCCAGAGCTCAGGGATGCCTGTCATTGCACCAAGACCTGAgcccccaaaacaaacagctaACAAATTTTTTCAGACTCTGACTGGAGAAGAAAGCCAGCACCTAATTACGAATCTAAATATCAAGTatgataaaatgcaaaaaggtTGGGTGCAAATGGACAGAGAGGGACAGCCAGGTactaaatataaaagcaaagcagacagacaggcagctATATGGAAAAGTAAGCGCAGGGCACGGAAACCAAAGTCTTCAGAGCACCAGAAATACTCACCAGTCCAAATGCTTTTCATGAAAGGTTTTAATCTCACTAGTATTTGTCGGTGGTTCCTTGAATCAACGGAAACAAAGTCCCTTGTCATTGTCAAGAAGGTAAATACTCGTCTTCCGTCAGAAACTCAGCTGTGCTTTCACAGCTCCTCTAGTGCTTCAGGGACCTCACAGGGGGTATTTCCAAGCCTACAGGCAGAGCgcttaaagaaacatttaaaaaaatttgccATTGCCTCTCCTGTGAAAAGCAACCCCAAAAGTCAGAAACTGATTGCCAAAGCACTGCAGCAAGTGGCAACTGTAGTcaaagggaaagagaggagagaaatgtCCAGTACTATGCGGACTTTGTCTAAGTCGCACTCCTCTGCCCAAGCCTGTAAACAAAGAGGCGAATCCCAAAAGTCCTCTGGTAAATCAAAGAATCCAGCTAGTGCAAGGATCTTAAGGAAGTACTCCAATATTCGAGAGAAGTTGCAGGTTCATCAAACCACTGTTAGGTTGAAAAAGGTCTCAAAAGACCTAAAATCCAACAATATGGAAAGACTGCCCACTACAAAGTCTACAGCTAGGTCATCTCTGAAAGCTAAGAAATCACCCCTATCTGTCAGTAAACAAATGAGAGGTTCTGAAGCTAAAATGGAAAGAAGGAAAGCAATGGGTGGCAGAAAGAATACAAAGCAACCTGTTCAGGAGAAGGTAGTCAGGGCTCAGGGCAGTAGTAGAGCCTCAAAAGATGCTACTAAAAAAGAACTGCCAAAGCGACGGTCTCAACGACTAGGGTCACTTAAAATACCTGATCGTAACTCTGCTTACACATCTAAAAGCAGTgttgataataaaaaaacatttgaaggaCAGAAAGTAGAGGTAGAAAAACCCTCTGTCAGCAAAATGAATGGtgcaaaaatccaaacaaaggAATCTTCACAAAGTACACTTGCTGAATTTAAGGGTACTGAAACTGCCGTTGAAACCCCACAGCAGAGCATCGATGTCAAGTTTCCCACCTCACCTGACCAGGTACTAACAAGATCCCAGAGAAAAATGGAAATAGCGGTCCCTGTGAGTGGGAGCCCCAGTCACGCTTCAAAGAGGGCCACAAAGACTGTGACAACAAAAAATGCATCTCCTAGAATAGTCAGGAAAGCTGAGGAGCCCACACTGACAAGAAGTGGGGCTTTAAAGACCTCCTTAAAGAGAAGTCGGGCAGCTTTGTTCCCACGCAGTACAACAAAATTGTCAACAAAGAGAGCTCTGGGGTCCTTTGAGACCCCAGCTAAGCGCACTAGGACATCAttctcaaaataaaatggaCCTACAACGAGAGAGATCATCTTTATTCAGaggattttgttttatctgaaaTATATTCAGAAGGACAGAAGTATCTATTTTGTACTCTCAACAATCTCTTCAGAGGATACCTTTTTCAGTAGGCAAAGATGTGAAGAAGGAaataatttctgcttttgtaAAGCTTCAGTGTGACAATGCAAATGTGATGGATTATTTGCTGAGCATTTGCCCTTTGTTCAGGGACTGCAGACAAGTCCTACATGATGTCTAGAAGATGTAGTTACTGTTTGGCTTTATGTTTCAGCATTCAATGGCATGGCTGGAGATAATAGCCTataaaactgcttttaaaaagttgtaatATCAAACATCAAGCTTTGTTATCAAGATGACAAATCCATTCACCATCCTCACTTTTTCCCATTTTCCATATAATTATTCTTTTAGATTAAAATGCACTGCATTTAAAGGTCAGAATGCTTAATATGAGAAGGGAGATCAGATTttgaatgacattttttacttaaatagGGTGTTTGTATCTCCAGCCTGTCTTCCACTCACAACATTGTGAATATGTAACTGTTGTGACCAGGTGCCTTATTTATGAAGTGTAAAGTAATAGAATGTGTtgctaaatgtgaaaatgccTGTCCTCTAGTTGCAACAGCTTTGAGTACCTGAAGAAGCAGTCAGCAATCATTTGTTTAACTGAGTGTGTACAAATTGTTTCCGTTCCAGAAAGAATGTACCTCATGAttaatgtgtacatttttacgTTGACTGAGGCATTCGGCTGTTTTCATTTACTCGTACCtgacaagtttatttttatatgccCGTTTTTCCCAGAGCATTAACACACGATAGTTCTTCTCAAAATTGTTTTAGATGGCAAAACACATAAGTGTGTTCTATATGTGACACAAGtttattaattttatgtttGGGGTCTGACCATTGCACCTGCTGTTGTCAAATGTAAtagtaatttcagttttgagtatttTACCTGCTTCCGAGTGTAATAATTTAGGTTTATGTGGTGAAAGTTTCAGCAACTATTGCAATAGAAGGTGCCCCCTTCATACAGtacaactgaaacaaacaattcTATTTATGTCCCTGACCTTTGAAAAAACCTAACTCAAGTCTATGCACAATTACAATTAGTTCCCATAATGAAAAAACATCTGACACCATGTAGGGGAACTGGCTCGTAGATCACTTTGGCAACAATTTCTGAACAACACAGGTCTGAAACTATGTATATATGGTTGTTATGGCCTCCTTAGCATTAATGTCATATGGAAAGGTTATAGATTTCTTTGCTTGATTATTGACAAGCTGCATATTAAATTTTGGCTTTATTCACATCACCCTTGTGATTTGTGCATCTAAGTATGTTGAAGTTGtattatgttgtttttccttttttttttttttatgtaattggCAGTCAGGTAGATGTTCTTATTATGTGAAGTTTCTTTACTTCCACAGTAGTAACTTGCAGTAGTGTGagtaaatataaatgcaaatgcCAGATTTAGCagagtgttttgtttgatttattttattttaatgtttagagggtaaatcatctgtaaatgcaaaacatgtctgtcatgtttttattgttatttaagaTCTTCATGTAGGCTAACCAATTCCACAAATTGAAAACAGCCCACCAAATATCAGACTTGAATATGTTTATTCTTTACAGTTGCTATTTAAAGATTTAgactttgtacatttaaaaaaaataactgctttATTTGTGGTAATCTCAAGAATGATACTTCTTTATGTTaaatactttgtatttttgctgGACTTGATAAAAGAtatttgaattttatgttttgtttcttggCTCATTTATACcacttttaaatgttgttgtattttgtcaACTAATCAGACAAGGTTCAACTTAGGAGTTGAACCTTCAGATTTGTCGGAATGATCCATCAAGGTATTGTTAGTAAAGTGGCAAAGTGAAATCTGAAGCGCTTTTTGAAAAAGGCAGACTGTAATCAAACTGCCTTTCTGACTCTCCACAAATAATTACACAAACACGGATGAGTACACTTTTGACATGTCTTTGATTTAAAGCTATCATGGTGctgg
The nucleotide sequence above comes from Channa argus isolate prfri chromosome 1, Channa argus male v1.0, whole genome shotgun sequence. Encoded proteins:
- the wu:fc17b08 gene encoding mucin-2 isoform X3, which encodes MIRQFAAEYTSKTSSPQDSCSDSQACSDQSLPTVPFQARASPSTSPAAPLTGPAHNQNPVLSKLLMADQDAPLDLTIKKPLAESSEQDGVLDLSIKKNRCSSSQPVHSSCLSPGALMLKGESTDLHVTKAKDLQSTSTLEQFMAKLCPHHQRQIVDAIGFLQTEVKALASTNTHQASNSTSGIRGTACSTTQFIPVTPEKSCPELSFSSESTPKLEVQNISPFAASSCTIERAPENAVSLKTSVTARSAIDLRSPGLGSNHALVTHTSPPVDTESNYYGNHAPLKMKIMTSNVADGKKLSCVLNASLSTHSDTLEDRQVNSVSSNKTETHSARLSSSVKRHNQAGHQYQARQKETLGQAKDTPAKIISVHMTIPSDSPRTARKTFRASTDHRNRDSACRGMADPDFEHCDIVFIDKPITECFKEQRRSILPRRNARKSTRGHMYSDQIWELKTVRTLAGRGNCPNPMPELITLVTPKQILSKPEGVPPVDMPVGPCRETMNQQIPTEELDESIIPGTGEMVDVAVSEVHVIVETSQTDQFENKGQSPPTPIMSSLTENKQEDLNTDVEEDTSAVSGKTAKSEESAAQVSFEAEKNNKPDFQKDICKCTEQIEADTVVEPENITTEEAEPHLSSNTLYNDQPLLNQNNAPSPPSAVNQVRKSEEIDDEQPLKLQPEAQIHYNSEMTEKLNTTGSADRPLVTETEIKTSEAVVDNVIPLETDDNDNDSDVSSKTLDALLKKLPPWRRKRGTIISLPKQLKGKQPVIVGYFNGRPISASDRSLRRRSSNSLTLPIKKTLISSQNTPAKTSSTVENKSLEQPPPETHKPVKLFESVPMIDHRTEPSSDIPLTPTSKLLSMTKQMQKQKKVQSDKDTFLVLCDHPVDCPPSTESTRQLRSASQKLAGSLVSSPTVHAVSPKPTAAHALESTEQLPSLSLLPPLPDTSSLIMPLTTASFEQSQQNIVTESTVELNCGIKPQLVETISKEKQKNEVECRMQTKQKLRSAKVVDDSKTEKSELIGERSSPLESLSPIKTEMQAQIPLRNKSFLRKEAETSDYLPNVAYLEDRLARGDDSSCSMSDKPTRMPLRSESSKTEMFHLSQSPQVDNKKVALRSPRLAAPSTSALTATGRQSDIACPIRIMPERITKAQAKPCPLSVTSVLPQSSGMPVIAPRPEPPKQTANKFFQTLTGEESQHLITNLNIKYDKMQKGWVQMDREGQPGTKYKSKADRQAAIWKSKRRARKPKSSEHQKYSPVQMLFMKGFNLTSICRWFLESTETKSLVIVKKVNTRLPSETQLCFHSSSSASGTSQGVFPSLQAERLKKHLKKFAIASPVKSNPKSQKLIAKALQQVATVVKGKERREMSSTMRTLSKSHSSAQACKQRGESQKSSGKSKNPASARILRKYSNIREKLQVHQTTVRLKKVSKDLKSNNMERLPTTKSTARSSLKAKKSPLSVSKQMRGSEAKMERRKAMGGRKNTKQPVQEKVVRAQGSSRASKDATKKELPKRRSQRLGSLKIPDRNSAYTSKSSVDNKKTFEGQKVEVEKPSVSKMNGAKIQTKESSQSTLAEFKGTETAVETPQQSIDVKFPTSPDQVLTRSQRKMEIAVPVSGSPSHASKRATKTVTTKNASPRIVRKAEEPTLTRSGALKTSLKRSRAALFPRSTTKLSTKRALGSFETPAKRTRTSFSK